atcaattcattttttgggtttaggttCCTCTGAAGAATCCCTAGTCTACACTGTGCAAAAAGTTAAATGTAATGTTAACTTGCTatttacattgtaaaaaaaaaaaaataccaatgggCACAATTTTCTGATTATACCCATGTTATTAACTATTATATAACTATAATGTTACACGAAAACCTACTTTGTAGGATCTTATAATCTATTTCTCATTTATTCATAACTAGACTGCTGTAAATCTATATGCGCTTTATCACGGTGTTATTGTGAATTTTCTATGTATCTGCATTTGCGTTTGTGTGTTTCCCTTTGTCCTGTCGCAGTTATGGTTCTCTTTGTGCTTTACCTATCTGTTTTCTTGTGGTGCTGAATTTTTATTGCCATTTAGTTTTATATGAAGCATTTCTTTGCAGTTTAAGAGTTATTCAGATATAGAGGAATAATGGATTATGTAACCAAGCAGAATATTTGCATCTTTATAATTCTGTTACTCTACCTTACAGTTCTTTACTTAAAAATTATATAAAGCAGATGTTTTGTTGTTAAAATCTTAATGtagtataaaatattttatcttttgttttttgttttttttctaggtGGATAGAGTAATGTCCATGTTGTACTACACTTTGTTTATAGCAATTCTCATCAGCGTACAGGCTGCACCAAAGACCAAAGACCATGCCCCAGCAAGGTCTTCAGCAAAATCCCGCATTCCTCATCACACACATCGAACTAAGTCTCTTCACCATCACCATGGAAAACTAGAGGCAAAGGAGCCTTCGTACTTTCACAATGTCACAGTGGACCCTAAACTttttagaaaaaggaaatttcgATCTCCACGAGTTTTGTTTAGTACTCAACCTCCTCCATTGTCCGAGGACATACGAAATTTGCAATACTTGGACGATGAGGAATCTCTTAACAAAACCATCCGGTCTAAGAGGACAGTGCATCCGGTTCTTCACCGAGGGGAGTACTCTGTATGTGACAGCGTCAGTATGTGGGTTGGGGAAAAGACTACAGCCACCGACATCAAGGGCAAGGAGGTGACTGTGTTGGGAGAAGTAAATATAAACAATAGTGTTTTCAAACAGTACTTTTTTGAGACCAAATGCAGGGACCCAAAGCCAGTTTCAAGCGGATGCCGTGGGATTGATGCAAAGCATTGGAACTCTTATTGTACCACCACGCACACCTTTGTCAAAGCATTAACAATGGAAGGGAAGCAAGCAGCATGGAGATTCATACGGATTGATACAGCATGTGTCTGTGTGCTAAGCAGGAAAGGTCGAACCTAAGTGAAAACATTCTTGCCATCCCATCTTCTCCCCACCCCTACCTCAGcctgtaaattattttaaattatatggACTGCATggtatatttatagtttatactGCAAAAAGAGagacattatttattaataaacaatttttaaaattctgtgtTTGTGATTTTTCAAGCttagttttctttaaataaagggaatctgcattttttattttgtagataCAGGTATTGCCTGGTAtagcctactaaaaaattatttaaatattaattaaacccaataggattgttctatctccaataaggattaatgatagtgatatcttagttaagatcaagtgcAATGAAGTGCATTGAGTCTATGGCAgaagaccttcctgtaatttggagctatctggataacgggtttctggataacagattccataccttatattagggttgcaccgaattcggattcggttcgggatttggcaaaTCCTGGTGTTTTTTTCGGTTTGGGCTGGATctgcggtcccggccgaaccaaatcctaattagcatatgctaattagaattacgaaagggttaaatgggcagtgagaAAAAATCTTCGTTTCGGGATATGCCCCTATCCTGCTGGGTTGGTTCAGAGGTTCGGCCAAAAcccaaaaagtgggtttggtgcatccctaccttaTATACtgtgtagatatatataaatatatatatatatatatatatatatatatatatggacagagagccgcacacagtGTGTGGCTCTATGtccatatatttcttttttagcCAGCACCTAAGGCATTTGAatttctatagggtgtgctccactcttccttgtatatatatatatatatatattatgtatatatatatatatatatcatactaaCTTAAGAGGCTAACCTATAAAGGgaaccaaacattttttattggaaATACTTTAACAATAAGATATTTTTACTATAAGTGCAATTCCCATGTAGATGGAGCAAGCTTATCTAAAGCAGCAGAATGGTGTGCTCTGTGCACCAGATTTGTCAaataaagtttgctccatctatagtttttttgcttgtttatatatactatattacaTATGGACCCAAGTGTAGGAATTTTTCTTTAGGGGTTCTCCTGCTTAAGTCAGTATTTACGTATTAATCACTACCTCATTGACTTATATTGAGGCGTCTAAGCTGGAATAATAATAGCTACAAGTAAGTACATCCTGGAACCCAGTGGAGCTACTTCATATACTGCACAAATTTAATTGGGAAACCATTACCTATTATATACCATATTTCCTTAAATAGTATTTATGTAGAGTTTaaaatatcatataaaatattaataaaaatatagaaaagtacTGTATcaatgcactgaatccagcatTTGTTTTATACAGTTGGATGCAGAATCTTACACAACAGGATCAAGACAATGctaaactgaatccaaaccctaactTATGTATTTGATTATCAACAAAACTACATTATCTCTAACTTGCAGATGTAGCCTTCAACTAACCAATCATTTCATTTGCCCAACTCCAgaacattattacatttatttgaagGGATGACACTGGATATTATGAATAAACAGTTTAAACCTTTAACTGCCAAAGATGTAGAGTCTATGTTACTATAGGGCCAGAAACAACGATTTTACATTTCTACATTCCACCCAAATGAATGGTAAAAGTGTGTTGCGGTGCCAATCCCCAGCAGTCAGAGGGTTAATCTATTTATTTGTCTGCAAGTATGATAGCATAACGAGTGTTTACAAATGTATTTGATTAAGTTGAGAaattaatattgtattttataaatattgtattCAAACATAAAATTGTTTCTTCATTAGTACAAAAGGGAAGTGAAAAAATAACCGTAGGGGGGGAAAAACATGAAAGCTGTGCAATTGGTCTAATATGGCTTCACTGTAGAAAAACattgtgttattttatttgttacaataagtatgttaattatattttaaaagaaaagaacattTGTTTAATTCAGTTGATTCTACACTTTTCAGGGCTTTAAGGGCTATTATACAATTGCTAGGCACAACACTAGGTGAAAAAAATGGATGCCAGTTAAAATGCTATACACAAGCACTTGCACCTACTTGTGTTCATCTGTATTAGTATCATGCCCCAGTTTGCTATTTGTGCCTACCTTGGtgagtgttaggcaccccccagggaAATAGATAGCTTTTCTATGGGTTGGAGCTCCAGCAAACTGTACTAGATCATGGAAAAGCTGCCTAAGCATTGCACCAGCACCTACACTTGTGGCACCCTCTATTGGGTGTATGGAGGGTGCCACATTGGAATTAtggaaaatgctgcactgtgtgGAAGAAGGACAATTATCAATATGTAGCAATATACACCATgtgctgcattcataaatgagccccactgtttaAGCTTTAAAAATAATCATTGATCTTGAGCAAGAAGGCCACAGATGTAATCAACATTATGCTGTAAACCTGATGTATCGGtattcatttttacattatttggcaTTTATCTAAATTCTGGTGTCCAACTAACTTGTGCTAAATTTTAACCAAGGTTGCAGGAGTGTGATGCATCCACTACCCAAAATACTATCCCTGGGTCTACCTCTAGTATAGTCTTTAATTTAAGTATCCTCAGCCCATGCCATGTATCCAACCAGAAAATATTTTCTTAGTGGGATTGATACTGAGGAACATGAGATGAAGATCAGATTTACAAACAGAGGTATGTATATGCAAAGGAATTCTATTTAATACTGATACTGCAAACATaacttagggcaatgacacaaagGGTACATTTACATTACCCTCACTTAGCAAGCACTTGTGCCCCAGGGTAAGCATCACTCTGCTCTTCATGCCAGAGTGAAAATCTGGACAAAGAAACATAATACAGTGTCTGGAGGTGCAG
This sequence is a window from Xenopus tropicalis strain Nigerian chromosome 2, UCB_Xtro_10.0, whole genome shotgun sequence. Protein-coding genes within it:
- the ngf gene encoding beta-nerve growth factor isoform X1 gives rise to the protein MSMLYYTLFIAILISVQAAPKTKDHAPARSSAKSRIPHHTHRTKSLHHHHGKLEAKEPSYFHNVTVDPKLFRKRKFRSPRVLFSTQPPPLSEDIRNLQYLDDEESLNKTIRSKRTVHPVLHRGEYSVCDSVSMWVGEKTTATDIKGKEVTVLGEVNINNSVFKQYFFETKCRDPKPVSSGCRGIDAKHWNSYCTTTHTFVKALTMEGKQAAWRFIRIDTACVCVLSRKGRT